A segment of the Methyloterricola oryzae genome:
ATGCCGGGCTAAGGGGCCCGGCAGCAATTGAAGTGGCTTGTTTGCAACGAAGCTGTCTCAGTGAATTTCCTCGGACAGCGTCAGGCGGCCTGATCGGCTGTCTTGGGTTGGCAGTTGTGCAGGTACTCAACGGCGCGCTGCGCATGGGCGGCCGCTGTGAAGATAAAGCGCTTTTCTTCTTTAATCAGGGTGATCCAACTCTGAATATACGCGGCATGATCCTCACGGGTTTCGGGCGTGATGCCAAGATCCGCGCACAGGAACGCACTGCCCATCTCGGCCACCAGTTCCTCTTTCGCGTAGGCCTCATCGCCCCACTGCTTGCGGCCGAAATCCCGGTGCAGGCGGGTCGGGTGGCGCGTGGAATGGCAAGCCTCGTGCGCTAGCGTGGAAAAGAAGCTTTCGGAGTCCCGGAAGGACACAAAGGGCGGCATCTTGATCATATCGAGCGCGACGGAATAGCTCGCGCGGTTGCCCATCTCGAGGATGGTGACGCCGGTGTTCTTGAAGTACTGGTCCAGCATTTCATCCCGCTCATCTGGGTTGA
Coding sequences within it:
- a CDS encoding ArdC family protein, yielding MNTTASEPKCDVYTRVTNKIRADLEQGELTWMKPWSGEHAAGRITRPLRANGTPYQGINILLLWTSALEQGFDSATWMTLKHSNELGGRVRKGEHGSLVVYADAIRKTETDQDTGEDVEVSIPFMKAYTVFNVEQIADLPERFYGKPEVPEVNPDERDEMLDQYFKNTGVTILEMGNRASYSVALDMIKMPPFVSFRDSESFFSTLAHEACHSTRHPTRLHRDFGRKQWGDEAYAKEELVAEMGSAFLCADLGITPETREDHAAYIQSWITLIKEEKRFIFTAAAHAQRAVEYLHNCQPKTADQAA